GAACGGGTTCTTGCCACCGAGCACGGATGTGGTGGAGAGTATCATTCGCTTCGTGCCGTCGAACGACACCACCGGATATTCTGAAATATATAAACACAAATACATTAGATACAGCATTCGCGATGTCCCAGCCAATCGTACTAACGATACGTAATGTTAAGCGTATAATTGCCAGCCTTGAGGCCATTGGCATAGTTGGTGTTCGTTTGGTTGAGACGGCGATATAGCTTCCGGAAGCTGGGCAGAGCGGCGGTGCGCATCCACACGATCAGATCCTCGTTCTGGAAGCCATTGTTGTCCGGATTCTCCGGGTCCAGGTCGGCCAGGCCATTCTTCCAGAACATTGGCTTTGAGAAGCCCTCAAGGGAGACGTTCAGGTTACCCTCCGGGTTGCGGAACTTGACGCGCTTGTCCGACGGCCAGGCAATGCCCGTCTTCAGCAGCTTGATCTCGGATCCACCCTGCAAGAGGGTCAGCGTGTCTGGAAGAGATCAATGTTAGTTGTGGTACAATCAAGGTAGTTTCTGTGCCGCACCATTGAACAGCGAGTTGGCAATGGCACCGCAGGGCGCGATGGGCTTTCCGGAATCGGGATCATAGGCGAAGGGGGCACAGTCTGTGCTGGGCGTTTGCGACAGGTGACCCAGCAGCTGCTCGTCGTCCCGTGACTTCACATAGCGCCGATGGTTCTGATAGTAGTTGGTCAGTCCGTAGTACATGTATACCACACCCTTTAAAGGAAGTTAACGAAATACTTAAATGAGAATCTCTTTTTAAAGTATTATAAAGAATCCAAATCCACTATCAACAAAATCATCAATATTTTTTCCAAGCCAATCTGCTATGATAAAAGCAATGTTGATAAGTACCTTGCAGATTATAAGAGCAGCATATAGCTTTTGATTTGAACTACTTCACTACCTAAACTCAGTGCTGATTACATGAGCTGGACAGCTACTGAAGCTCTGGATTCCTATAACTCACATTGAAGTCCGAGGGCAGGACGAAGGGCACCTGGCAGGTGCACTCACCGCCGGGGTGGGCCTCCAGATACTCCGCACAGGTGGTATTTCCGCCCGAGCTTCTGCACTTGGTGTAGTCGATGATCAGCTCGTTGGCGGTGTTGCTCAGGTGGAGGAGGACCACGCCGATGGGTATGAATAGAACTCCGATAACGAAGAAGGTGGGCAGTACGGTGCGGGCGGTCAGGACGGGCTGCCAGGCGGGCAGGCGCTGCTGCTTGAAGGCCGAATCTGTGGGTGGACAGCATGAGAAACGGGCAAACGTGAGCGACTAGGCATGACCTCATGGTTAATGCAGGGCCACCAGGATGGGCCCCGAAAATCGATTTGCCATTGGACATTAGTCATTCCCCTCCTTATCACCTGTTACGCaggtgagtgtgtgtgtgtatttttggGGGATTGGGAGTTGGATGGGGAGTCTCGCTTGAAACTGGGTTTTCACCTGAAGGTCGCTTGGACTTCGCCGCTGCACTCTCCTCGTTCTCCGCTTGCTGTGTGGACATGGTGGCTTATCTGCTTTCTCGCTAGTCTCCTCGAAAAGCTCCTTGGTGTCCAAACGCTGCAAGTGACTCCAATTGAATAAAgtaaatacaataaaatttCGATGACAGCACATGAGTCATCGATATGTATCGGTACCATTTACCTCTAGTGATGGCATATATCGATGAAATTTCCTCTATATTAAGCTTTTGCTCCTTTCGACTCATCTTTGAGAAAAATGTCAAATTAAGCTATGTAGAAAATCATTCGTACCTCCAAATTCGCAGTAATACCCCTATATAAGCAATGCTCTAGCCATCTCATTTAGACATCGATGGTCGGACCTGGAATAGTATCGATAAGGTGACGCTTGCAACCGCGTGGAGGCGGCGTTTTCGTTGTTGTGTCAAAACAATAAGCGAGCAGCAGAAAACGCACCCATCCAGCTAGCAAAGATAAAGGCGAAAAAGGCTAGGCCAGCAGAGATTGGGATTCACCTTGCCACCCACCAGTGCAGTACATACCCGCGCTCGCTAACATCCGATCCCCGCTAAAACAACACAGAAACgccaacgcacacacacagacgcagCGGCAATGAAAATCACAGTGACGACCAGCGATGACAAGGTCTTCTGCTTGGACGTGGCTCAGGATCTAGAGTTGGAGAATCTCAAGGCCCTCTGCGCGATGGAGATCGGTGCGGAAGTGGCCCAAATAGCGGTCATTTTCAACGGGCGGGAGCTCACCAGCGACAAACAGACGCTGCAACAGTGCGGCGTC
The Drosophila mauritiana strain mau12 chromosome X, ASM438214v1, whole genome shotgun sequence DNA segment above includes these coding regions:
- the LOC117147237 gene encoding cell cycle control protein 50A, with product MSTQQAENEESAAAKSKRPSDSAFKQQRLPAWQPVLTARTVLPTFFVIGVLFIPIGVVLLHLSNTANELIIDYTKCRSSGGNTTCAEYLEAHPGGECTCQVPFVLPSDFNGVVYMYYGLTNYYQNHRRYVKSRDDEQLLGHLSQTPSTDCAPFAYDPDSGKPIAPCGAIANSLFNDTLTLLQGGSEIKLLKTGIAWPSDKRVKFRNPEGNLNVSLEGFSKPMFWKNGLADLDPENPDNNGFQNEDLIVWMRTAALPSFRKLYRRLNQTNTNYANGLKAGNYTLNITYQYPVVSFDGTKRMILSTTSVLGGKNPFLGIAYIVIGAICITLGLALLFIHMRCSRSNMEMINVNPHTQYS